Within the Desulfobacterales bacterium genome, the region TGCGCATTCGGAAATCCGGCCGCAGCATTTATCACTGCTACCCGGAAGAAATCGGCATCGCTCGCTAGTAAAATGAATGTCAAAAGCGCCTTCCTCGGACAAAATTTTAAGCCGCATCAACTCCAGGCCTTTGCCGCCCGCGTTAAAGACAAAAGGCTTTCGGGTTGCATACAGCGCCGTATGCCGGGTGTGGTGAAACGCCTTAAAAATAAACTCGCGGTCCCGCGCCGGAATGCCCACGCCGTAATCCATTACTTCCAGAAAGACATCGCCGTCTTGGCGTTTCAGAGAAATGACGATTTCGCCTTCATCGGGTGTGTTTTCCACCGCGTTTTTGATAAGCGTTCTGAGCATCAGTTCAAGAATTCGCTGATCGAAAACGATCATGCCGACGGATTCTAGCCGATAAGTAAAGAGTATCTTCCGGAGCGCACATTCCTTTTCAAGCAACCGAACCGTATTGTTGATGAAAGACCCCAACCGCAGCGGAGAAGGCCGGTAGGTGGGCGTATCCACAATCTCGCGCACGATGAGCTGCAAGTCTTTGAGGCGATTTAAATTAGCCTGTATTCTGCTGGTCTTTTTCTTCCAAACCTCATCGGAAAGGCCTGGCTTTTCCAGCGATTTGATATTGGCTTCGATGATGCTCAGAGGGGTCAACAACTCATGGGAAAGCAGATGAACGGCCCGTTGCCTGGCACGCTCCAGGGATTTAAAGGAGGTAATATCGCGATAAATAACAAATACCCCAGCGGCATCCCCGTTATGATCCCGATACCGCGCGGCGCTGATCCGCACATCGATAGCGGAGCCGTCCTTTGCATTGCGCTTTATTTCCAGCCCGTCAACCATATCCCCACGCTCTAAAATCCGGTGCTGAAGATCTTTGGCAAGCGCTCGCTCCGAATCGGGGACGAAGCGGGCCCGTCCGCTGTTGAGTTCTTCTTCTGTCCAGCCGAATATTCGGGTAAAAGAGGGACTGACGTATAAGACACGGCCGGAGAGATCGAAAATACAGACGGCGTCAATGGATGCATTTAAAAAACTCTGGTAAAGCGCTTTGCTTCGCTCTGCGGTTTCGTAAAGCCGCCGGTATTGCTTCTCTCCCTCCTTGATCCGGTCAAGGGCGCGCTTTCTCGTAATCTCCACGGCCGCAAGATTTCCAAAGAGATTCAGGGCATCCAGATCGGTCTTGGTGAACTTCGTTTTGGTTCGGTTAAACGCAAAGAGAACGCCGAAATTGGTCTTTCCGATCTGAACCGGCACAGCGATGCCGGAAAGGAGGCCTTCCCCGCGGGCCACATCGTGAAACTCGGGTCCTGTTTCCGCATAATAATCTTCCACCACGTAATACTTACCATTTTGTGCGACCCGGCCGGCCAACCCCGTTCCCATGGGCACCCGCAGGTGTTTAAAGGCATTGGTAACCAGCCCGGAGGAGATATGCCAGCACAACTCATCGGTCTTTTCATCGTGAAGTGCGATAAAGGCAGTATCGGTTCCCAGAAGGCGTCGGCTTTTTTCAACGATCAGGGTCAGGTTTTCGTCCAGGCTTCGCTCGGCGATCATCGCCAGGGAAAGATCATAGAGCCCCTGAAAAATTTCCAGTTGCTTTTGCATGTCAATATCACGGGAAACCGGATTGATATTCTCTTCATCAGGCATTGTTTCTTGTTCCTCGCATTCAGCAACCCTCACCAATGGCTTTTCGAAGTTTCCTTTACAGGCTGTGAAAAAGCCAAAAATCCAGCCGATCCGTGGCACCGCGTTACGTATCAAGATAACTCAGGTACGCTCAAAAAGCCAGAAGGCTTTGAGTGCCAATCAGGTCCCTATCAGGTGAGTTTGACACGGCTGGAATCGGATCCTCTTTCTACACGGTGCCGCGGCCTACGAAGAGATATCCGTTTGCTTTTTCCTTTTAATTCGTGCTTAATAACAAAAAAAATATACATCGGTAAAAAAAACCGCCGGGGTTCACATCAATGAGAAGCTATTCGTCGCCAATACTTTTTGACAAGCGGGATCACGAGCTGATCAAGATTGTCAATGAGATTCACGGGCAGGGAAACCGTCGGGAATTCGCCCGAAAGCGGTATTACTCGGTTTTTCACCCGAACGGCATTAAGACGATGACCGAATCCAAAGGGCTTCGAATTGCCTATGCCGTTGCACACCTGCTCAACTCCCTGGAAGTCGGCGCGATGGAGGATCGAATCAATGCGCTGCAAATGTTGCGCGCGGAAGCCATTGACACCACCGGCGGTCCCATGCCCAAAAACACGGCCCGCGTGTTGCTGCAGCTGATGAAAGAGCTTGTGCGGGCGCATGGGGACTATCATCGCCAATTGACCCTCGCTCATGATTTCAGAATCGCCGCATTTGGAAAACCCCGCATTGTGCGGCGCAAGCTTCGACGGTTTCGCCTGCTTGAAATGCCCGAGGAGTGGAATCAACTCACCTTTGACGACCATGTGCACGATGCCAACACCAAGGGTCGCAAAACCCCGACCCATCTCGTCATGGATGCCTGGATCAAAGGCATTCGCCGGTTACGGGTCATTCACTATAATTATATCGAGCCGCGGTTCGCCGCCGAACTTTTCAGCGCGGCAAAAATTATGGGCATCGATATTCGAGTCGGCATCGAATTTTACGGCCGGTACCGGGATAAATATGTTCAACTCATCTGGGTGCCCCGCGGGTTTGCGGATACTCAGGATTTTCTTTGCTTTTTGGCCGAGCCGCATGTCATGACGCTCATGGACCAGGGCCGGGAAGCTTCCGAATATCAGCAACGTCATGTGATGGAACTGCTGAAAAAATTCAATGTGACCTATCGTCAAAAAATCAATGCCGCTTATGATTTGGTTTTACCCGCTATTGATGAAGCGGCCTTTTTAAAATTTGTCGGTGCCGGTCAGAAATCAAAAGTGCACCTGTCGGAGTACATTCAAAACCTGATGGTGGACGCGCTGCAGATCAAGCTTGACACATTGAGCACTGCCTATGGCACTGCCGACGCGTCACGCCGAAAAGAAATCGATGACTATATTCAGACCATGAATACCCTGGACATCGAGGCCACGATTAAATCTTATCTGACTCCTGACAATAATCCGGAAATCGTTTTCCCGGAAGTACCGCACGAGGAGAAGAATCTTCCGGAACTGATGCGGCTTTCCGCACCCGAGGTGTTGAATCGGTTAGCGGCCTTGCGATCCGGGTATCGTATCACACTGAACCTGACGAATCTCAAGGTCGATGAGGTGTTGGAACTTCTCTATGACTGCGAAGGGGGCATCACCCGGCTGGAAATATTTAATTTAAAGGATTACACGGAGGGAATTACCGATCATCTTCCCGATATCAACCGTCTTCAGCAAGCCGTCAATCATGAAAGCCTTATTTCCCTAAAACACATGGTAAGGGGGATTATTTCACAGGTCGAATCGGCTGATTATCCCGACAAAGCGGACCGGATCGCTAAACTCACGACCATTTTGCACGATCTGCCGAGCCTGAAACTCTTTTACCAGGAAACCCCGCTCAAATCGCGCATCGGCAGTGACTCGACAGGGCGTTCCTTTAAGGCCTACGGCATGGGATTTGCGATCAAGGAAACCCTGCCCCTGCGGGCGCAGCGGGAAATTCATTGGCGCCGCTCGGAACATATCAGAAAAGTGCTTCCCCTGCGTATCAACGCGTATCCGACCAGCACCTATATTCCGTACCGAACCGACCCGCCGATTCATCCCCTGCTATACCGGTTTGCCCTGATGGCGCCCTTTTTTAACTGGATCGGCTTTAGCTGCCAAAAGAGCTGGCAGGTGGAATCTTCGGCCACCAAAATGGCGCAAATCGGAAATATCGTCACCCTCGGGGGGATTCGAAAGCAGGAAGTCGCCGGGTATTCCCTCGAGAAAAAAATTCATACCCATAAGAAACCCGGATTATCCTGGAAGTATTTGAATACTCGAATCAAGAATGCGCTTAAGGTGCTGCTCGGGTTCATTCCCGCGTTCGCCACGTTCGCCCTGACCAAGGACTGGTGGGTGCTGGCGTATTTGGGCGCATTTATCTGGTTCGGCATCACGGGCATTCGAAACATCATTCAATCGGTACTGGGCGGCGGCGGATTCCGGCGGTCGCCCTTGCTGCGGTGGAATAACTATATCAGTTGGGACCGGCTCACCGATTCCCTGCTGTATACGGGATTTTCCGTCCCATTGCTCGATTACCTGGTAAAAACCGTCATACTCGATTCCGGCTTCGGCATCACCACGGCCAATCATGCCGTGCTGCTATACACCTTTATGGCCATCGCCAACGGCATTTACCTCTTTACGCACAATATCCTTCGGGGACTGCCGAAAGCTGCGGCCTACGGCAACCTGCTTCGAAGCATATTATCCATTCCCATCGCTGTTGCGTTGAATTCCTTTCTGGGCATATTGCTGCCCATGTTCGACGTGGTCGATCCAAGCAGCGTGCTGCAGAAATGGGCCGCCATCATTTCCAAAACCGCTTCTGATTTTGTGGCCGGCATTATTGAGGGCCTTGCTGACCGATATGCTAACATCCGTGCGCGACTGCGGGACTATCGGCAAAAATTCAACGACATGCTGAATGTATACGCAGAGCTGGAGCTGCTCTTTCCCGACATGAAGACATTCAAGCTTCTGGAAACCACTGCCGCACCAAAAAAATCCGCGAAGTCGGAAGCCGCTGAATTGGAGCACATCATTATGCTTCATGCGCTGGATTTTCTTTATTTCTGGATGTATCAACCCCGCGCCCGAAGCGCCCTGGCGAAATTATTTGCCACCCTCACCGAAGACGAACGCCACATTCTGGTCAGTTCGCAATTTTCACTTCAGCGACATCGGGAAATCAGCCAGCTTTTCATCGACGGCATCTTCGGCAACAACTTTCCCAAGCCCTTATCCTTCTATCTTTCCCGGTACCCCGGGTATCTGGAGGACATCAAACAGTTGGGGTTGTGAGCCACACTATCTGATGATGCGCCTAAACCGGCAAAGCCGGAAGCTGGGCGGCTGGAATGCTTGGCCGCTAACAACCTTTTCCAATGACACACGCTTTTTCGTGCATGTTTCTGATAAAGGGCCTAATTTCCGGCGGGGAATTTAAAGTCTTTCATTTCT harbors:
- a CDS encoding PAS domain S-box protein gives rise to the protein MPDEENINPVSRDIDMQKQLEIFQGLYDLSLAMIAERSLDENLTLIVEKSRRLLGTDTAFIALHDEKTDELCWHISSGLVTNAFKHLRVPMGTGLAGRVAQNGKYYVVEDYYAETGPEFHDVARGEGLLSGIAVPVQIGKTNFGVLFAFNRTKTKFTKTDLDALNLFGNLAAVEITRKRALDRIKEGEKQYRRLYETAERSKALYQSFLNASIDAVCIFDLSGRVLYVSPSFTRIFGWTEEELNSGRARFVPDSERALAKDLQHRILERGDMVDGLEIKRNAKDGSAIDVRISAARYRDHNGDAAGVFVIYRDITSFKSLERARQRAVHLLSHELLTPLSIIEANIKSLEKPGLSDEVWKKKTSRIQANLNRLKDLQLIVREIVDTPTYRPSPLRLGSFINNTVRLLEKECALRKILFTYRLESVGMIVFDQRILELMLRTLIKNAVENTPDEGEIVISLKRQDGDVFLEVMDYGVGIPARDREFIFKAFHHTRHTALYATRKPFVFNAGGKGLELMRLKILSEEGAFDIHFTSERCRFLPGSSDKCCGRISECAFIKSADECRRSGRTTFQVRIHAAAHAPD